Proteins encoded together in one Quercus lobata isolate SW786 chromosome 3, ValleyOak3.0 Primary Assembly, whole genome shotgun sequence window:
- the LOC115980811 gene encoding uncharacterized protein LOC115980811 has translation MDATDIHWVPVDFPKYKVNTDAAVFSNTKEVGIGVVVRDHKGEVIAALSKRLSLPLGPLEAEAKAMDDAVSFARDIGLQDVIFETNSTIINALTGTTIDNIVTSILHKLQDFRSSELLLVCRQGNKPAHTLTRHTKGIDKFVTWIEETPIFY, from the coding sequence ATGGATGCTACTGACATACATTGGGTTCCCGTAGACTTCCCGAAGTATAAAGTAAACACAGATGCTGCTGTTTTCTCAAACACTAAGGAGGTGGGGATTGGAGTTGTGGTCCGCGATCACAAGGGAGAAGTCATTGCAGCTTTAAGCAAGCGCTTATCGCTACCACTAGGTCCTCTAGAAGCTGAAGCAAAAGCCATGGATGATGCAGTCTCCTTTGCCAGAGATATTGGACTACAAGATGTTATCTTCGAAACCAACTCAACCATCATCAATGCTCTCACTGGTACGACCATTGACAACATTGTTACCAGCATTCTCCACAAACTACAAGACTTCAGAAGCTCCGAATTGCTGCTTGTTTGCCGACAAGGAAACAAACCAGCTCATACTTTGACACGCCACACCAAAGGAATTGATAAATTTGTAACATGGATTGAAGAAACTCCCATCTTTTATTAA
- the LOC115978983 gene encoding probable peroxygenase 4 isoform X1, with protein sequence MASSSPSSNYNQEVEGGHIIPLDQNILQKHVAFFDRNQDGLVYPLETFQGFRAIGFGVFFSTLSAFFINLSLSQKTRPGKFPSLLFPIEIKNIQRAKHGSDSGTYDSEGRFVPSKFEEIFSKHALTYPSALTSNELMKMLKANRDPKDYRGWLASYVEWKTLYVLCKDKNGLLPKETVKGAYDGSLFERLEKERSSTKKKAVV encoded by the exons ATGGCTTCCTCATCTCCATCTTCAAATTATAATCAAGAAG TAGAAGGTGGACATATCATTCCACTTGATCAAAACATTCTGCAGAAACATGTAGCATTCTTTGATAGAAATCAAGACGGCTTAGTTTATCCTTTGGAAACTTTTCAAG GTTTTCGTGCCATTGGATTTGGTGTCTTTTTCTCCACCCTGAGTGCCTTCTTCATCAACCTCAGTCTCAGCCAAAAAACCCGTCCC GGAAAATTCCCTTCTTTGCTCTTTCCAATTGAGATTAAGAATATTCAAAGAGCCAAACATGGGAGTGACTCCGGAACCTATGACTCTGAGGGAAG GTTTGTTCCTTCGAAGTTTGAAGAGATTTTCAGCAAGCATGCTCTTACTTACCCCAGTGCTTTAACATCGAATGAACTAATGAAAATGCTGAAGGCAAACCGGGACCCCAAGGACTACAGAGGATG gcTTGCTAGCTATGTAGAATGGAAGACCCTATATGTTCTCTGCAAGGACAAGAATGGTTTACTACCGAAAGAAACAGTTAAAGGTGCTTATGATGGAAGCTTGTTTGAAAGGCTGGAGAAGGAAAGATCATCGACTAAAAAGAAAGC TGTTGTGTAA
- the LOC115978983 gene encoding probable peroxygenase 4 isoform X2: MASSSPSSNYNQEEGGHIIPLDQNILQKHVAFFDRNQDGLVYPLETFQGFRAIGFGVFFSTLSAFFINLSLSQKTRPGKFPSLLFPIEIKNIQRAKHGSDSGTYDSEGRFVPSKFEEIFSKHALTYPSALTSNELMKMLKANRDPKDYRGWLASYVEWKTLYVLCKDKNGLLPKETVKGAYDGSLFERLEKERSSTKKKAVV; this comes from the exons ATGGCTTCCTCATCTCCATCTTCAAATTATAATCAAGAAG AAGGTGGACATATCATTCCACTTGATCAAAACATTCTGCAGAAACATGTAGCATTCTTTGATAGAAATCAAGACGGCTTAGTTTATCCTTTGGAAACTTTTCAAG GTTTTCGTGCCATTGGATTTGGTGTCTTTTTCTCCACCCTGAGTGCCTTCTTCATCAACCTCAGTCTCAGCCAAAAAACCCGTCCC GGAAAATTCCCTTCTTTGCTCTTTCCAATTGAGATTAAGAATATTCAAAGAGCCAAACATGGGAGTGACTCCGGAACCTATGACTCTGAGGGAAG GTTTGTTCCTTCGAAGTTTGAAGAGATTTTCAGCAAGCATGCTCTTACTTACCCCAGTGCTTTAACATCGAATGAACTAATGAAAATGCTGAAGGCAAACCGGGACCCCAAGGACTACAGAGGATG gcTTGCTAGCTATGTAGAATGGAAGACCCTATATGTTCTCTGCAAGGACAAGAATGGTTTACTACCGAAAGAAACAGTTAAAGGTGCTTATGATGGAAGCTTGTTTGAAAGGCTGGAGAAGGAAAGATCATCGACTAAAAAGAAAGC TGTTGTGTAA
- the LOC115980812 gene encoding zinc finger protein 862-like, translating to MWNGLQALILNDCPYAYYIHCFAHRLQLALVKASKQVVPISHFFLTLLFLIKIVNASCKRNEQLKVANANKIARLIDLEELETGSGLNQIGTLQRHGETRWSSHFRSVSSLLRMFSSTVEVLQNIIDGAIDGENRAEEESAYEGLTSFEFVFILHLEKETMEITDKLCQALQSQSQDILNAIHLVSSTKALIQKFRDDGWDGLLTTVISFCEKHRIDVLDMNARYVVRRGRARNQQDNVTNEHHYRVNIFYATIDSQLHELNYRFNEDAMELLRLSSALEPREALKSFRISDLFLLVKNFYPQDFTDYDKQVLEKELYHFEHNVVQDPEFKKLKSLSELSQWLVRTGNSEHYKLVYRMVRLVLTLPVSTATTERVFSAMKLFKTELRNKMEDDFLNDSLMLYIEKDIASTFSLDSIVDDFEDLKERRVPFS from the coding sequence ATGTGGAATGGATTacaagctttgattttgaatgattgcCCATATGCTTACTATATCCATTGTTTTGCACATCGCTTACAATTGGCATTAGTAAAAGCATCAAAACAAGTTGTTCCcattagtcatttttttcttacattgcTTTTTCTGATCAAAATTGTTAATGCTTCATGCAAGCGCAATGAGCAATTGAAAGTTGCCAATGCTAATAAAATAGCACGTTTGATTGATCTTGAAGAGCTTGAGACTGGAAGTGGACTTAATCAAATTGGCACTTTACAACGACATGGAGAAACACGTTGGAGTTCACATTTTAGATCAGTTTCTAGCTTATTAAGGATGTTTAGTTCAACTgttgaagttttacaaaatataattgatggTGCAATTGATGGAGAAAATCGGGCAGAAGAAGAGTCAGCTTATGAAGGTTTaacttcatttgaatttgtttttatcttGCATCTTGAGAAGGAAACTATGGAGATCACTGATAAActttgtcaagctttgcaaAGCCAATctcaagacattttaaatgCCATACATTTAGTTTCATCTACTAAagcacttatccaaaaatttagagatgatGGATGGGATGGCTTACTCACCACTGTGATATCATTTTGTGAGAAGCATCGCATTGATGTCCTGGATATGAATGCTCGTTATGTTGTGAGGCGAGGTCGAGCTCGTAATCAACAAGATAACGTTACAAATGAGCATCATTAtcgagtaaatattttttatgctacaaTAGATTCTCAACTACATGAACTAAATTATCGGTTTAACGAAGATGCAATGGAGTTACTTAGGCTTAGCTCAGCTTTAGAACCTCGAGAGGCATTAAAATCTTTCAGAATTAGTgatctttttttgttggtaaagaaTTTCTATCCACAAGATTTCACAGATTATGACAAACAAGTGTTGGAGAAGGAGCTTTATCATTTTGAGCATAATGTAGTCCAAGATCCagagttcaaaaaattgaaaagtttatctGAGTTGTCTCAATGGTTAGTGAGAACTGGAAATTCAGAACACTACAAACTTGTTTATAGAATGGTGAGACTTGTGCTTACTCTTCCAGTTTCTACTGCTACTACAGAGCGAGTATTTTCAGCTATGAAACTTTTCAAAACTGAACTTCGAAACAAAATGGAAGACGACTTTTTGAATGACTCTTTGATGTTATACATTGAAAAGGATATAGCTTCTACATTTAGTTTGGATTCAATAgtagatgattttgaagatttgaaagagcGTCGAGTTCCCTTTTCCTAG